Proteins from a genomic interval of Arachis hypogaea cultivar Tifrunner chromosome 10, arahy.Tifrunner.gnm2.J5K5, whole genome shotgun sequence:
- the LOC112716689 gene encoding transmembrane ascorbate ferrireductase 2 codes for MAAPPVVRFPIFTTVRAFGVAVTVLLLIWTLHFRGGLALISDNKDLIFNVHPVLMVIGLVLINGEGMLAYKTLSGTKSFRKTVHLTLQFLSLILSLIGVWAAWKFHIDKGIDNFYSLHSWLGLACLFLFSIQWAAGFVTFWYPGGSRNSRAALLPWHVFFGIYIYGLAIATAATGILEKATFLQTNNVISRYSSEALLVNTLGILIVILGGFVILGIVAPSGGKSETTRGNE; via the exons atggCGGCTCCACCGGTGGTGAGGTTCCCGATCTTCACGACTGTGAGAGCGTTTGGCGTCGCCGTCACCGTTCTTCTTCTCATTTGGACGCTTCATTTCAGAGGAGGCCTCGCTCTCATCTCTGACAACAAAGATCTCATCTTCAat GTCCATCCAGTGTTGATGGTGATTGGGCTTGTTCTGATCAATGGTGAAG GGATGCTTGCATACAAGACATTATCTGGAACAAAAAGCTTCAGAAAAACAGTGCATCTCACATTGCAGTTTCTGTCTCTAATTTTGAGTTTAATTGGTGTCTGGGCTGCTTGGAAGTTTCACATTGACAAGGGCATTGACAATTTCTACAGCCTGCATTCCTGGTTGGGCCTTGCATGCCTTTTCCTATTCTCCATCCAG TGGGCTGCCGGATTTGTGACATTTTGGTACCCGGGAGGTTCAAGGAATAGCAGAGCTGCGCTTTTGCCATGGCATGTGTTCTTTGGCATCTATATCTATGGTTTGGCTATAGCTACTGCTGCTACTGGTATTTTGGAAAAGGCGACATTCCTTCAGACGAACAATGTTATATCGCGCTATTCCAGCGAAGCACTACTGGTCAATACTTTAGGCATCTTGATTGTCATTTTAGGCGGCTTTGTTATTCTTGGAATCGTTGCTCCATCTGGTGGTAAATCAGAAACCACAAGAGGAAATGAATAA
- the LOC112718369 gene encoding uncharacterized protein — protein sequence MFPSTTYSYSTGPYPCFPSSSSSYPLFPFLNPENNASSSSATTATNNNNNNNLLHDPSLCVPYIPIPEALTNLATVVDNTTNLAASSSMPKQQDLNGGGGGGAHHHFGISSLLTKKPAAAKKDRHSKIYTAQGLRDRRVRLSIEIARKFFDLQDMLGFDKASNTLDWLFTKSKKAIKELARSKNHSASDEAEAKAGAGAGANNKSFASSSDCEEDDFEVLSRNNHHRHQQGSDARERKLKNAQQKEASACNVRAKMKESREKARARARERTSNKMCNSIMGNSSSSSGKVLELKKRCPAPSENPHHLGGAEVSQTRDDFNVIEESIVIKRKLKQPSMMSSSHHHHHHHHQLNLPVPNNNKEASFNNNSDNYHPGNYTNLSPNWDNANGPASTANNRSNFCAIASMNLSTGLQIFGKSWEECTNPSRLH from the exons ATGTTTCCTTCCACTACTTACAGTTACAGCACTGGCCCTTACCCTTGCTtcccttcatcttcttcttcatatcctctttttccttttctgAACCCTGAGAAcaatgcttcttcttcttctgcaacaaCCGccactaacaacaacaacaacaataatctcCTTCATGATCCATCGCTCTGCGTTCCTTACATTCCAATCCCTGAAGCACTAACCAATTTGGCAACAGTTGTAGATAACACTACTAATCTTGCTGCATCTTCATCAATGCCCAAACAACAGGACCTCAACGGTGGCGGTGGCGGAGGTGCTCATCATCACTTCGGCATATCCAGTTTGCTCACGAAGAAACCGGCGGCGGCGAAGAAAGATAGGCACAGCAAGATTTACACTGCTCAGGGGCTGAGGGACCGAAGGGTGAGGCTGTCGATTGAGATCGCGCGCAAGTTCTTCGATCTCCAAGACATGCTAGGGTTTGATAAGGCCAGCAACACGCTCGACTGGCTCTTCACCAAGTCCAAGAAAGCCATTAAGGAGCTTGCCAGGAGCAAGAACCACAGCGCCAGTGACGAAGCCGAAGCCAAAGCCGGTGCCGGTGCCGGTGCCAATAACAAGAGTTTCGCCTCGTCCTCTGACTGCGAAGAAGATGACTTTGAAGTACTTTCTAGAAACAACCACCACCGCCACCAACAAGG GTCAGATGCCAGGGAGAGGAAGCTGAAAAATGCACAACAGAAAGAAGCAAGTGCTTGTAATGTGAGGGCAAAGATGAAGGAGTCAAGGGAGAAAGCAAGAGCAAGAGCAAGAGAAAGGACTAGTAACAAGATGTGTAACAGCATAATgggaaattcttcttcttcttccgggAAGGTTCTAGAATTAAAGAAAAGATGCCCTGCACCTAGTGAAAACCCTCACCACCTAGGTGGTGCTGAAGTTTCACAAACTAGAGATGACTTCAACGTTATTGAGGAATCCATTGTGATCAAGAGGAAGTTAAAGCAGCCATCTATGATGTCATCCTcacatcaccatcaccatcaccaccaccaattAAACCTTCCCGTCCCTAACAATAATAAGGAAGCAAGTTTCAACAACAACAGCGATAATTACCATCCAGGAAACTACACCAATTTGTCACCAAATTGGGATAATGCTAATGGACCAGCCTCAACGGCTAATAACCGCTCCAACTTCTGTGCAATAGCCAGCATGAATCTCTCTACAG ggcTACAAATCTTTGGAAAGTCATGGGAGGAATGCACCAATCCATCACGTCTGCACTAG